The DNA region GTGAAGCCCTGCTCGTTGCCGTACTTGACGGAGGCGTCCTGCCAGGCCTTCAGGCCCTGCTCCAGGGTGGTCCCGGAGACGTAGGCCTTGCCGACGGTGTCGTTGAAGATCGAGTTGGCGTACTGCTGGAAGGGCAGGTACGACCAGTCGTCGGCGACGTTGGCGGCGGAGTCGGCGAAGATCTTGTTGGCTTCCTGGCCGCCGAAGTAGTCGAACTTGGTGCTCTGGAACTCGGGGTCCTGCAGCTCCGCGGTGGTCGCCGGGAAGGCGCCCTGCTTCACCCGGGCCTGCACGCCGTCGCCGGCGTTCGCGTAGTCGACGAAGGCGTAGGCGAGTTCCTTGTTCTTGCCCAGCGCGGGCAGGGCGAGCGAACTGCCGCCGTTCTCCGCGCTGGCCTTGTCGCCCTTGGTCCAGGCCGGCATCGGGGCCGCGCGCCAGTCACCGGAGGCGTTCGGCACGCCGGTGACGAAGTTGGCGGGCATCCAGGCGCCGCTGGCCAGGGTGGCGATGGTGCCGTCGCCCAGGCCCTTGTACCAGTCGTCGGTCCAGCCGTTGATCGGCGCGAGCAGCTTCTCGTCGATCAGCTTCTGCCAGGTCGCGGTGTACTTCTTGGCGCCCGCGTCGGCGAAGTCGACCTTCACGTTGGTGCCGTCGACCTGGTAGGGACGCGAACCGGCCTGCCACAGCATGCTGGTGGTGAAGCCCGCGTCGCCCGCGTCGTTGGCGATGTAGACCTTGGGGTCGGCCTTGTGCAGCTTGCGGGCCGCCTCGACGTACTCGTCCCAGGTGGTCGGGACGGCGACCTTGTGCTTGTCGAAGACCTTCTTGTTGTAGTACAGCGCCATCGGGCCGGCGTCCATCGGCAGGCCGTAGACGGCCTTGTCCTCGGTCACCGCGTTCCACGGGCCGGGGCTGTACTTGGAGGCCAGCTTGTCGGCGCCGTAGGGGGCCAGGTCGGTCAGGCCCTTGGTGAGGGCGTACTGCCCCAGCGCGAAGTACTCGACCTGGGCGACGTCCGGCACGCCCTTCTCGGCCGATATGGCGTTCGACAGCGCGGTGTAGTGCTTGTCGCCGGACCGCTCGCTGACGAGGTTGATCTTGACCTTGGGGTACTTCTTCTCGAAGTCGGCGGCGACCGACTTCAGGGTGGGCTCCCAGGCCCACACCGTGACGGTGCCGCCCTTCTTGAGGGCCGCCTGGACGTCCGAGGCGGAGACCGCCTTCTGGTCGGAGCCGTCCTCGGAGCCGCCGCACGCGGTGGCGCCCAGGGCGAGGGTGGAGAGGAGGGCGATGCCGCGCAGCAGGCGGCTCGTCTTTCTGCGCATGGAGGTGCTTCCACTTCTTCGTGGGTGGGACAGGGTGAGGGTGGGGATGACGCGATGTGGGGCTGAGGGGCGGCCCGGAAGCCGCGGGGTCACTCCTTGACGCTTCCCGCCGCGAGACCGGACTGCCAGTACTTCTGGAGCAGCAGGAACGCGGCGATCAGCGGCACGATGGTGAGCAGCGATCCGGTGATCACCAGGTTGAAGATCACGTCACCGCCGATCGTCTCCGCCTGGGAGTTCCAGACGCTCAGGCCCAGGGTCAGCGGATACCAGTCCGAGTCCTTGAGCATGATCAGCGGCAGGAAGTAGTTGTTCCAGGTGGCGACCGTGGTGAAGAGCAGCACGGTCACGATGCCGGGGGAGAGCAGGGGCAGGGCGACGGTGAAGAAGGTACGCGCCTCGCCGGCCCCGTCGATGCGGGCGGCCTCGAGGAGTTCGGTGGGGATCGCCTCGGTGGCGAAGACCCACATCAGGTAGAGACCGAACGGGGAGACCAGCGAGGGGATGATCACCGCCCACGGGGTGTCGGTCAGGCCCATCTTGCTGAACATCAGGAAGGTGGGCACCGCGAGGGCCGTGCCGGGGACGGCCACGGCACCGATGACCACGGCGAAGATCCCGCGCTTGCCGGGGAAGTCGAACTTCGCCAGCGCGTAACCGCCCAGGACCGCGAGGAAGGTGGCACCGCCCGCGCCGAGCACCACGTACAGCAGGGTGTTCAGGAGCCAGCGGGTGAACACGCCGTCGTCGTACGTGAACGTGTCCCGGATGTTGCTCCACAGGGCGAAGTCGTCGCTGAACCAGAGCCCGCTGGAGTCGGCGAGGCCCGCCTGGGTCTTGGTGGCGTTGATGACCAGCCAGATCAGCGGCACCACGGTGTAGAGGACCACCAGGGAGGTCAGCACCGTCAGCAGCACGCTGCGCTTGGGCCGGCCGGCGGAGTGGGGCCTGCGCGGACCGCGCAGCCGCGGCGTGCTCCTGACGGGGCCGGCGGGCCGGGCCGGCACGGAGGGGGAGTCGGTTGTGACAGGGGTGCTCATCGGGTCACGCTCCCTTGCGCATGCCGCGCAGCTGCACGACATAGGCGATCACCATCGTGATCAGCCCCATGATGATGGCCACCGTCGCGGAGTAGTTGTGCTGCTGGCCGTTGAAGGACAGCGAGTACGTGTAGAAGTTCGGGGTGTAGTCGGTGGTGAGGGCGTTGCGGGCCAGCGGCCGCAGGATGTTCGGCTCGTTGAAGAGCTGGAAGCTGCCGATGATGGAGAAGATCGTGGCGATCACGAGGGCCCCGCGGATCGCGGGCAGCTTGATCGCCGTGATGACGCGGATCTGTCCGGCGCCGTCGATCTCCGCCGCCTCGTACAGGGACTGCGGGATGACGCGCAGCGCCGAGTAGAAGATCAGCATGTTGTAGCCGACGAACTCCCAGGTGACGATGTTGCCGATGGACGCCAGCACCAGGTCGGGCGAGAGCGGGTCCGGCAGCGTGACGCCGAACGCCTCGTTGATGTCGCCGACCAGCCCGTACTTCGTGCCGTACATGAAGCCCCACATCAGGGTGGCGACGACGGCGGGCACCGCGTACGGCAGGAAGATCGAGATGCGGAAGAAGCTCTTGCCGTACAGCCGCCCGCTGTCCAGGGCCAGCGCCACCAGCAGGGCGATGCCCAGCATGATCGGCACCTGGATGCACAGGAACAGCGAGACCCGGCCGAGCGAGGCCCAGAACTGGTCGTCCTGGAGGGCCTGCGTGTAGTTGTCGAGGCCGACGAAGGTGTTCCCGCCGATGAGCTGGTTGCGGTAGAGGCTCAGATAGATCGAGTACACGATCGGAGCCAGGAACACCAGGGCGAACACGGCCACGAAGGGACCGATGAAACCCCACCCCGTCCAGGAGCGGCGGTCCCGTTTCGCCGGGGGTGGTGCCGGCCGCGCCTGGGCGGCCGCCGGCGGTTGCAGCGTCGTCATGTCGTTCCTCGCTCGTCCACGTCCTGGAACTGGCGGAGGCGGCCTGACATCCGTGGCCGGTGCCGCGCCCACCGCTGACGTCGACGTAAACATCAAGCCACCCGGGAAAGCGGTGAGCTGTTATGTTTACGTAAACATCCGATGGCGGCATGTCTACACTGCCCCGTTGACGGGGGTCAAGGGTCCCCGGGGTAACGGTGACGTGATCAGCGGTGGAGAGGTGGCGGACGGCGAGTGGACACGGCTGAGAGAACGCCGGCGAGCGTGCCCGGGCCGGCCGCGGAAGCGGTGGGCGAGCCCGCGGACCTGAGCGGCGGCGGGCCGAAACGCGCCCGTGGCCGCCCGCGGGGCGGCGGACGGGCCAGCGCGTCCATGGCGGACGTGGCCCGGCTGGCGGGCGTCTCCTCGCAGACCGTGTCCCGCGTGTCCAACGGTTACGCCGGCGTGAACGAGGAGACCCGCCGGCAGGTCCTCGCGGCGATGCAGGAACTCGGCTACCGGCCCAACAGCGCGGCCCGCGCCCTCAAGCGCGGCGAGTTCCGCACCATCGGCGTCATCACCTTCTCGCTGTCCACCACCGGCAACGTGCGCACGCTGGAGGCCATCGCCAACTCCGCGGCGCACGAGGGGTACGCGGTGACGCTGCTGCCGGTCGCCGTACCGACCCAGGACGAGGTGCGGGGCGCCTTCTCCCGGCTGGAGGAACTCGCGGTCGACGCGGTGATCGTCATCATGGAGGTCCACCTCCTGGACGCGGCCACCGTCACCCTGCCGCCGCACGTCCAGGTCGTGGTGGTCGACTCCGACGCGGGCGACCGCTACACGGTGGTGGACACCGACCAGGCCGGCGGCAGCCGCGCGGCCGTCCACCACCTCCTGGACCTGGGACACCGGACCGTATGGCATCTCGGCGGTCCCGAGGACTCGTTCGCCGCCCAGCGCCGCGCCGACGCCTGGCGCGGGGCTCTCGCCGAGGCCGGCCGTGCCGCGCCGCCCCTGGTGCGGGGCGACTGGTCGGCGGAGTCCGGCTACCGCGTCGGCCTCGAACTGGCCGCCCGCGAGGAGTGCACCGCCGTCTTCGCGGCCAACGACCAGATGGCCCTGGGCCTGCTGCGCGCCCTGCACGAGCGCGGGCGGCACGTGCCGGACGACGTCAGCGTCATCGGCTTCGACGACATCGCCGAGGCGAGTTCCTTCCTGCCGCCGCTCACCACCCTGCACCAGGACTTCGCCGAGGTGGGCCGGCTCTGCGTGGAGGCGGTGCTGCGCAAGGTGCGCCAGGAGGGGCCGGAGCGGGGGACGACACTGGTGCCGACCCGGTTGGTGCTGCGGGCCAGCACGGCACCGCCGCCCGGGCACGGGGGACGGGCCTGACGTAGGAGCGGAGCCGGTCGGAGGCGACCGGAGCCGCTCGGCCGGTGTGGCCGAAGCCACTTCGCCGACGAGGTCCGGGCCATGCCCTCGGGGTCTGACCTCGGGCTACCGTGCTGTGCAGTCTCCCTGTCCCCACGCAACAGTTCGGACGGCCGTGCTCGCAGACCTCTCCCCGCTCATAGCGGCGACCGCCCAGTGGCTGACACGCGCCTACCCGTCGGGCGGCGGCGCGCTCGCCTCCGCCCTCTGCGAGGTACAGGCCCGGCAGGCCGTGACCGTCGCCGCCTGGCTGCGCTACCCCACGCCGATGGACGCCGCGCTGGTCCGGATGGCCGGCTCCGGCGGCTCCGCCCGGCTGGACCGGATCACCGGCGGGGACCGCGCGGGCGCTCCGGAGGCGGACGAGGACGCCTGGCGGACCTGGGTCGACGAGGTCGTCGCGAGCTGGGCGGCCTGCCTGCTCACCGACCCGGAACTGGCCGCCCTCGCGGTGACCGCGGTCGCCGAGGACGGTCACACGGCCGCCGGTGCGGCCCTCGAGTTCCGCCGCCTGACCGCACCCGACGAGACGGACCGCCGGGCCGCGGCACTCCTGCGCCACCCCGACCTGCTCGCACCCGTGGCCGCACTGCACCAGGGTCAGCTTCTGAACCGCTTGGGGCAGGGGCGGATGCTGATCGCCTGACGTCGGGGTGGGCGTGCCGGTCTCCCGTGCGGGTGGCTGTGCTGATCGTCCGGGCCGGCAGGTCGTCCTCGGCCGGATGTGCCCGCTCGGGGGAGGGCGGTGGAGGCGGGTCCGGGGTGTGTGCCGGGGTCGGGTGGGGTTTGCCGTCGTGCTGCTCAGGCAGCCGTCTCCAGTGCCGTCCGGGCCGGCAGGTCGTCCTCCTCCGTCTTCAGGACCATCGTGGGCGCGCGACGGGCCCGCAGGGCGAACCCGGTTCCGATCGTGCCGGCGATGATCAGTCCGCCGAGGACCAGGGCGCCGCGGGCGCCGGCCAGTTCCATGAGGAGTCCGAGGGCGGGCGGTCCGCCGAGGCCCCAGACCGTGCCGATGCTGCCCCACACACCGAGGACGCGACCGCGCAGCCGGGCGGGCGGGTCGGTCTGGAGGACGGCCGTGCCGGCGGTGTCGGAGACGGACTCCACGACGGCCATCGGCAGGACCAGCACCAGCAGCACGGCGAGGGACGGCGACAGCCCCGCCACCACCTGGAGCAGGGCGCCCGTGGCGGCCAGTGCGCCGACCAGCCGTACGGACGGCCGGCGCAGGCGGGCACCGAGCACCGCGCCGAGGATCCCGCCGACGGCGAGCACCGTGGAGACGGTCCCGAACGCCTCGGCACCGCCCGCGAGCGGGCCGGTGACCAGCACCGCCAGGGTGAGTCCGTAATTGCGGCCGAGGACCGCGCTGATCCCGGTGACACCGGCGAGCGCGACCAGCCGGGGCCGGCGGGCGAAGAACACCAGGCCCTGCCGCACGGTCATGTCGGAGCCCGCCTCGCGCGGCACCGCGACCGTACGCACCGCCGTCCCGGGCGGCTCGGCGGCGCCCGGCGCCGGGCGCAGGAACGGGACGACCGAGGCCACGAACAGGAACGACAGACCGTTGGCGGCATACGCGGCGGCCGTGCCGAGGAAACCGATCGTCAGGCCGGCCAGGGCCGTCCCCACCAGCCGGCCGGCGCTGTGCACCAGCGCGCCCACCCCGATCGCGGACGGGACGTCCTGCGGCGGGACGAGGTCGTTGCCCAGCAGGGCGCAGGCCGGTCCGTCGACCGTGGCGACGACACCGGTCACGGCGGCGAGGACGAGCAGGGTCGTCAGGTCCAGCCGGTCCAGTGCCACGAGCACCGCCATGACGAAGGCGACGGCGCCCAGCAGCGCCTGGCTGATCGAGGCCGTCAGCTTCCGGGGCCAGCGGTCGACGGCCGCGCCGCCCAGCAGGCTCATCAGCAGGGCGGGCGCGGCCTGCACGGACATGGACAGCCCTGCCGCGGCGGCCGAGCCGGTGATCTGGAGGACCAGCAGGTTCTGGACCGTCAGCTGCATCCACGTACCGGCGTTGGACACGAAGTTGGCGACGGACCACCAGCGCATGCTCCGGTGCCGCAGGGACCGCCACGGCGAACGCGAGGCGCCCTTCGGCGACGCGGAGGCGGATTCCGGCGCAGGGGGGAGCGGGGCAGGGGAAAGGGAGGAAGACACAGTGCGGCACTCGGAGACGAGTCGGAGACTCAGGCAGGGGTATCGGCGGGAGACAGGAACGCCGGCTGCGCTGCGCGGTCGGTCCGGAGTGCCGGGATACGGCGCGCTCATGGTGACAGACGGGACGGGTGAGTGGACGCCGACGCGGACCGTACCGCTGCCGTGCCCGCCGCCAAACGGCCATGGCGGTCCGGGACTTGGTCCTCCGAGTGCGGTTGATCACATGCTGAGGGGCCCGCCGCCACCGCGGCGGGCCCCTCAGCATGTGATCCGGGTGGGTCAGTCCTGCTTGCCGCGTCCCGTCAGGGTGTCCCGCAGCCGGTCGACCAGCCCGGCACCCGGTGCCAGCAGCTTGTTCGCCGGGGGCTTGTCCGGGGCGGCCGGGTGCGGCCGGGTCGGCGCGACCTTCTTGGCCGTGCGCACCTTGTCGCCGAGATCGTCCAGCGCTTCCGCGGAGCAGGCGAGGCGCAGCTGCGGGAAGAGGTTCGCCTCCTCGTCGGTGATGTGGGAGCGGATCTCGCTCATCAGCCGTCCGACGAGCCGGTCGAACTCGGGGTCGCCCGGCTCGCGGCTCTCCAGGTCCTTCATGATCTGCTCGGCCTCGGCGTGGTCCTGGAGCTCCCGGTCCGCCAGGGCGTTCCCGTCCGCCAGGTGCTCGCGCACCGCCGGGTAGAGATAGGCCTCCTCGGCCACCGAGTGCCGCACCAGCTCCATGGTGACCTGGTCCGCGTACACCTTGCGGTCCTTGTCACCCGACGGCAGCGACTCGATCCGGCCGAAGAGCTCCTCGACCTCCCTGTGGTCGGTCACCAGCTCGTCGACGACGTCTCCTCCGTGTCCCATGCCCTTCACCTCCAGCCGGGGGGTGGCGGCTCCGGTGCGGTCCCGCCACCCGGCCCGAGTGCCCCGCGCGGGCCGTCCTACCCCTGGTCACGGCCCGGCCCCGGACCGGCCGGGAGGATCGCGGGACGAGGGGGAGCGATCCTCGACGAGGGCGTCCGGACGGTGTCCGGGCCCCCGCGGGGCCGGAGCCGTCACGGGCCACCGAGAGGGGGGTGTGGGGCGGGGCGGTCGTTGGAACCCGGACCGGGACACCGCAGCCGCAGGACCCGGGAGGCCCACGTGACCGATGCCGTCGACGAACTGCTCGAACAGGTGCGCGAGGAGGTGGCGGTGCGGGCGGAGCGGCTGTGGGAGGTCGCGCGGACGCTGCACGCCGATCCGGAGTACGCCTTCGACGAGCACCGGGCCGCCGCGCTGCTCGGCGCGGAACTGGAACGGGAGGGCTTCGCCGTCGAACGCGGTGTGGCCGGACTGCCCACCGCGTTCGCCGCGCGGGCGGGTGCGCGTTCCCGGCCGGCCGTGGCCCTGCTGCTGGAGTACGACGCACTGCCCGGTCTCGGCCACGCCTGCGGCCACAACCTGATCGCCGCCGCCGGACTCGGCGCCGCGCTCGCCGCGCGGGCCGTGCTGGACGGCGACGAGGGCACGGTGTGGGCCGTCGGCACACCCGCCGAGGAAGGCGGCGGCGGGAAGGTCACCGAGGTCGAGGCGGGTCTGTTCGACGGGATCGACGCCGCGCTGATGTTCCATCCCGGCGTGCACAGCTGGCAGTGGGCCCCGCTGACCGCGCAGGCCCAGTACCGGGTCGGCTTCCACGGCCGCGCCGCCCACCCCACCGGCAACCCCACCGAGGGCATCGACGCCCTCGCGGCGCTCATCCAGCTGTTCAACACCCTCGCCGTCGTCGGCCGACGGCTCCCGGAGGGCTCGCACGTCCAGGGCATCATCACGGACGGCGGCCGGGCGACGAACATCGTCCCCGAGTACGCGGAGGGTCTGTTCGGTCTGCGCGCGGCGACGACCGAGGCCCTGGAGGACCTGGCGGGGGAGCTGCTCACCTGCGCGTACGGCGTGGCCCGGGCCATGGGCACGACGGCCGCGGTGGAACGGGCCACGCCCCGCTACGAGCACTTCCGCGACAGCGCGGTGCTGTCCGGGCGGTTCGCCCGGCACCTGGAACGCGCCGGCCTCACGGTGACACCGCCCACGCCGGGCGTGTACCTGGGCTCCTCCGACATCGGCAACGTCAGCGGGCGGGTGCCGGCCATCCACCCGTTCGTGGCCATCATGGATCCGGACGGCTCCGACCACACTCCCGAGTTCGCCGCGGCGGCCGTGTCCGCACGCGGCCGCGAGGTGCTGCTGGCGGCGACGGAGGCCCTCGCCTGCACGGCCGTGGAGGTCCTGCTGCGCGGCGACGTACGCCGGAAGGCGTGGGACGACCACGCGGCCGGGGCCGGATGAGGCGGGCGGCGGCGGTCAGCCGGTGGCGTGCGGCGCGGTCAGTCGGTGGTGTGCAGCTGGTACACGTTGAACGCCCGCCGGATGACCGGCTGGGCCACGTTCCGCACCCGCACACCACCGGCCGTCATCCCGTGTTCGGTGCCCGCGTGGGCGTGGCCGTGGACGGAGAGGTCGGCGCCGGCCGTGTCGATCGCCTCGGCCAGCAGGTAGCTGCCGAGGAACGGGTAGATCTCCAGCGGCTCACCGGCGAGCGTGTCGGCCACCGGGGAGAAGTGCGTCAGCGCCACCCGCACCTCGCACCCCTGCCCCTCGAGGTCCTCCAGGGCGATGCGCAGTCCGTCCGCGCTGCGCCGGGTGTAGCGGACGAACTCCTTCATCAGCGGCTCGCCGAACTCCCCGGCGCTGCGGCCGACGAACCCGCCGCCGAAGCCCTTCGTCCCGGCGATCCCCAGCCGGGTTCCGCCGCACTCCACGACCGTGCCCTCGCCCTCCAGCACGGTCACACCCGCGTCCTGGAGGATGGCGGTGACCTTCTCGGGCTGCTCGTCGTGGTGGTCGTGGTTGCCGAGGACGGCGACGACCGGCACCGGCAGCCCCGTCACCTCCTGGGCCACCACCCGGGCCTCCTCCGGTGTGCCGTGCCGGGTCAGGTCCCCGGCCAGCAGCAGCAGGTCGGCGCATTCCGGCAGGGTGTCGAAGGCGGGCCGCAGCAGGCCCTGGCTGTCCGGTCCCATGTGGATGTCTCCCACGGCGGCGACGCGGATCACGACAGCTCCTCGGCATGATCGGGGGAGGCGTTCTCCGCCACCACGACGTCGGTGTGCACGGCGAGCCCGGCCAGTTCCTCGTGGACGGTCCGCAGCAGCGTCTCCCGGCACTGGGCGGAC from Streptomyces sp. ALI-76-A includes:
- a CDS encoding sugar ABC transporter permease, with amino-acid sequence MTTLQPPAAAQARPAPPPAKRDRRSWTGWGFIGPFVAVFALVFLAPIVYSIYLSLYRNQLIGGNTFVGLDNYTQALQDDQFWASLGRVSLFLCIQVPIMLGIALLVALALDSGRLYGKSFFRISIFLPYAVPAVVATLMWGFMYGTKYGLVGDINEAFGVTLPDPLSPDLVLASIGNIVTWEFVGYNMLIFYSALRVIPQSLYEAAEIDGAGQIRVITAIKLPAIRGALVIATIFSIIGSFQLFNEPNILRPLARNALTTDYTPNFYTYSLSFNGQQHNYSATVAIIMGLITMVIAYVVQLRGMRKGA
- a CDS encoding LacI family DNA-binding transcriptional regulator; this translates as MADVARLAGVSSQTVSRVSNGYAGVNEETRRQVLAAMQELGYRPNSAARALKRGEFRTIGVITFSLSTTGNVRTLEAIANSAAHEGYAVTLLPVAVPTQDEVRGAFSRLEELAVDAVIVIMEVHLLDAATVTLPPHVQVVVVDSDAGDRYTVVDTDQAGGSRAAVHHLLDLGHRTVWHLGGPEDSFAAQRRADAWRGALAEAGRAAPPLVRGDWSAESGYRVGLELAAREECTAVFAANDQMALGLLRALHERGRHVPDDVSVIGFDDIAEASSFLPPLTTLHQDFAEVGRLCVEAVLRKVRQEGPERGTTLVPTRLVLRASTAPPPGHGGRA
- a CDS encoding hemerythrin domain-containing protein; translated protein: MGHGGDVVDELVTDHREVEELFGRIESLPSGDKDRKVYADQVTMELVRHSVAEEAYLYPAVREHLADGNALADRELQDHAEAEQIMKDLESREPGDPEFDRLVGRLMSEIRSHITDEEANLFPQLRLACSAEALDDLGDKVRTAKKVAPTRPHPAAPDKPPANKLLAPGAGLVDRLRDTLTGRGKQD
- a CDS encoding amidohydrolase codes for the protein MTDAVDELLEQVREEVAVRAERLWEVARTLHADPEYAFDEHRAAALLGAELEREGFAVERGVAGLPTAFAARAGARSRPAVALLLEYDALPGLGHACGHNLIAAAGLGAALAARAVLDGDEGTVWAVGTPAEEGGGGKVTEVEAGLFDGIDAALMFHPGVHSWQWAPLTAQAQYRVGFHGRAAHPTGNPTEGIDALAALIQLFNTLAVVGRRLPEGSHVQGIITDGGRATNIVPEYAEGLFGLRAATTEALEDLAGELLTCAYGVARAMGTTAAVERATPRYEHFRDSAVLSGRFARHLERAGLTVTPPTPGVYLGSSDIGNVSGRVPAIHPFVAIMDPDGSDHTPEFAAAAVSARGREVLLAATEALACTAVEVLLRGDVRRKAWDDHAAGAG
- a CDS encoding metallophosphoesterase; translated protein: MIRVAAVGDIHMGPDSQGLLRPAFDTLPECADLLLLAGDLTRHGTPEEARVVAQEVTGLPVPVVAVLGNHDHHDEQPEKVTAILQDAGVTVLEGEGTVVECGGTRLGIAGTKGFGGGFVGRSAGEFGEPLMKEFVRYTRRSADGLRIALEDLEGQGCEVRVALTHFSPVADTLAGEPLEIYPFLGSYLLAEAIDTAGADLSVHGHAHAGTEHGMTAGGVRVRNVAQPVIRRAFNVYQLHTTD
- a CDS encoding MFS transporter produces the protein MRWWSVANFVSNAGTWMQLTVQNLLVLQITGSAAAAGLSMSVQAAPALLMSLLGGAAVDRWPRKLTASISQALLGAVAFVMAVLVALDRLDLTTLLVLAAVTGVVATVDGPACALLGNDLVPPQDVPSAIGVGALVHSAGRLVGTALAGLTIGFLGTAAAYAANGLSFLFVASVVPFLRPAPGAAEPPGTAVRTVAVPREAGSDMTVRQGLVFFARRPRLVALAGVTGISAVLGRNYGLTLAVLVTGPLAGGAEAFGTVSTVLAVGGILGAVLGARLRRPSVRLVGALAATGALLQVVAGLSPSLAVLLVLVLPMAVVESVSDTAGTAVLQTDPPARLRGRVLGVWGSIGTVWGLGGPPALGLLMELAGARGALVLGGLIIAGTIGTGFALRARRAPTMVLKTEEDDLPARTALETAA
- a CDS encoding sugar ABC transporter substrate-binding protein: MRRKTSRLLRGIALLSTLALGATACGGSEDGSDQKAVSASDVQAALKKGGTVTVWAWEPTLKSVAADFEKKYPKVKINLVSERSGDKHYTALSNAISAEKGVPDVAQVEYFALGQYALTKGLTDLAPYGADKLASKYSPGPWNAVTEDKAVYGLPMDAGPMALYYNKKVFDKHKVAVPTTWDEYVEAARKLHKADPKVYIANDAGDAGFTTSMLWQAGSRPYQVDGTNVKVDFADAGAKKYTATWQKLIDEKLLAPINGWTDDWYKGLGDGTIATLASGAWMPANFVTGVPNASGDWRAAPMPAWTKGDKASAENGGSSLALPALGKNKELAYAFVDYANAGDGVQARVKQGAFPATTAELQDPEFQSTKFDYFGGQEANKIFADSAANVADDWSYLPFQQYANSIFNDTVGKAYVSGTTLEQGLKAWQDASVKYGNEQGFTVEK
- a CDS encoding carbohydrate ABC transporter permease — translated: MSTPVTTDSPSVPARPAGPVRSTPRLRGPRRPHSAGRPKRSVLLTVLTSLVVLYTVVPLIWLVINATKTQAGLADSSGLWFSDDFALWSNIRDTFTYDDGVFTRWLLNTLLYVVLGAGGATFLAVLGGYALAKFDFPGKRGIFAVVIGAVAVPGTALAVPTFLMFSKMGLTDTPWAVIIPSLVSPFGLYLMWVFATEAIPTELLEAARIDGAGEARTFFTVALPLLSPGIVTVLLFTTVATWNNYFLPLIMLKDSDWYPLTLGLSVWNSQAETIGGDVIFNLVITGSLLTIVPLIAAFLLLQKYWQSGLAAGSVKE